One window of Parambassis ranga chromosome 3, fParRan2.1, whole genome shotgun sequence genomic DNA carries:
- the LOC114433414 gene encoding collagen and calcium-binding EGF domain-containing protein 1-like: MGQLYGATLLPFGAICAVFLWESGASSIRTTLAVDTSRTECPDDKILTVEYPCVRAGGKNSTCFRRQCCEGFRFVMGQCIPESVDVCAASPCEQQCTDNFGRVVCTCYPGYRFDRERHRSHKSPYCLDIDECEVSGSSVCDHECVNTVGSFTCRCHSGYILASDQRSCIPMPILSSSGKSDTLMSAGTCSFTCQDFMNMKNSLLQLKLRLGNTQSPNQVPGLAKSSDKRFLGRAGKSPDSSCLPGLPGPPGAPGVPGHPGEPGKKGHPGEKGPPGPRGPRGDMGPMGPEPDLKHIKRGRRGPVGPPGAPGRDGLKGDRGAPGPRGPPGPPGSFDFLLLMMADIRNDIIELQEKVFGERRGISLDSPPHSSGEMDFVEWGSGQGDLMLNT; this comes from the exons GACGGAGTGTCCAGACGATAAAATCCTCACGGTGGAGTATCCCTGCGTCAGAGCTGGAGGGAAGAACAGCACTTGTTTCAG GAGGCAATGCTGTGAAGGTTTCAGGTTTGTGATGGGCCAGTGCATACCTGAAA gtgtggatgtgtgtgcggCATCGCCCTGCGAGCAGCAGTGCACTGATAACTTCGGGCGAGTTGTCTGCACCTGTTACCCCGGCTACCGCTTTGACCGCGAAAGACACCGCAGCCACAAATCACCTTACTGCCTGG acattgacGAGTGTGAAGTGtcaggcagcagtgtgtgtgaccaTGAGTGTGTGAACACAGTGGGCAGCTTCACGTGTCGCTGCCACAGCGGATATATACTTGCATCAGATCAACGCTCCTGCATCCCCATGCCCATCC tgagtTCATCTGGGAAGTCAGACACCTTGATGAGCGCTGGCACGTGCTCGTTCACCTGTCAGGATTTTATGAACATGAAAAACAGTCTGCTCCAGCTAAAACTCAGGCTGGGAAACACACAGTCACCCAACCAG GTGCCTGGCCTGGCTAAAAGCAGCGATAAACGCTTTCTAGGACGAGCAGGAAAAAGTCCTGACAGCTCTTGTCTTCCTGGTCTACCAGGGCCTCCAGGAGCTCCTGGGGTCCCAG GTCACCCAGGAGAACCCGGAAAGAAAGGACACCCGGGGGAAAAGGGCCCTCCCGGCCCTCGGGGTCCACGGGGAGACATGGGACCAATGGGTCCAGAGCCTGATCTGAAACATATAAAGAGAGGCCGTAGGGGTCCAGtg GGACCACCAGGGGCACCAGGAAGAGACGGACTAAAG GGTGACAGAGGAGCTCCAGGTCCCAGAGGCCCACCT GGACCCCCCGGCTCCTTCGACTTCCTTCTGCTAATGATGGCTGACATCCGCAATGACATCATtgaactgcaggagaaggtGTTTGGGGAGCGGCGAGGCATTTCTCTGGACAGTCCTCCCCATTCCAGCGGGGAAATGGATTTTGTAGAGTGGGGCTCCGGACAAGGAGATCTCATGCTCAATACCTGA